In the genome of Vicia villosa cultivar HV-30 ecotype Madison, WI linkage group LG7, Vvil1.0, whole genome shotgun sequence, one region contains:
- the LOC131620991 gene encoding probable aquaporin PIP-type 7a: MEAKEQDVSLGANKFPERQPLGIAAQSQDEPKDYQEPPPAPLFEFSELTSWSFYRAGIAEFIATFLFLYITVLTVMGVVRESSKCKTVGIQGIAWAFGGMIFALVYCTAGISGGHINPAVTFGLFLARKLSLPRAIFYMVMQVLGAICGAGVVKGFEGKKRFGDLNGGANFVAPGYTKGDGLGAEIVGTFILVYTVFSATDAKRSARDSHVPILAPLPIGFAVFLVHLATIPITGTGINPARSLGAAIVFNKKIGWNDHWIFWVGPFIGAGLAALYHQVVIRAIPFKSK, translated from the exons ATGGAAGCGAAGGAACAGGATGTGTCCTTAGGAGCCAACAAATTTCCAGAAAGACAACCACTTGGGATTGCGGCTCAGAGCCAAGACGAGCCAAAGGACTACCAGGAACCACCACCGGCGCCACTTTTTGAGTTCTCGGAGCTGACTTCATGGTCTTTCTACCGAGCCGGGATAGCCGAGTTCATAGCCACTTTCCTTTTCCTTTATATAACCGTTTTAACCGTTATGGGCGTTGTTCGTGAAAGTTCCAAGTGTAAAACGGTTGGTATTCAAGGTATCGCTTGGGCTTTTGGTGGCATGATCTTCGCTCTCGTTTACTGCACCGCTGGAATTTCAG GGGGTCATATAAATCCTGCTGTGACGTTTGGGCTATTTTTGGCGAGGAAATTGTCGTTGCCAAGAGCAATATTCTACATGGTGATGCAAGTGTTGGGTGCTATTTGTGGTGCTGGTGTGGTGAAAGGTTTTGAAGGTAAAAAAAGGTTTGGAGATCTGAACGGTGGTGCTAACTTTGTTGCTCCTGGTTACACCAAAGGTGATGGACTTGGTGCTGAAATTGTTGGCACTTTTATTCTTGTATACACCGTTTTCTCAGCCACTGATGCAAAACGTAGCGCCAGAGACTCTCATGTTCCT ATTTTGGCACCGTTGCCAATTGGATTCGCTGTGTTCTTGGTGCATTTGGCCACTATTCCAATTACTGGAACTGGTATTAACCCTGCACGTAGTCTTGGTGCTGCTATTGTCTTCAACAAGAAAATTGGTTGGAATGATCAC TGGATTTTCTGGGTTGGACCATTTATTGGAGCAGGTCTTGCAGCACTGTACCATCAAGTTGTAATCAGAGCCATTCCCTTCAAGTCTAAGTGA